TGGGTTCGCCCCAGAGCTTAATCGATGCGTCAATTGCGGAGCACAGGACGGGTCATTCTCTTTTTCCATTCGGGAAGGCGGGCTGCTTTGTCATCGGTGCGAGGGAATTGATCCGTACCGGATGGCAATATCACCCGCCGTAGCGAGAATTTTGCGAGTCCTTTATTATTTGAATCTAGACAGGCTTGGCACAATTTCCATTAAGGAAGCGACGAAGAAAGAAATCAGGCTAGTCCTTGACGCTTATTATGACGAATACCTAGGTATTGAGCTGAAGACAAAACGCTTTTTGAGGCAGATGGGCAAGATGAAGGATCAGCTGTAATGAAAACTTCTTCACTAGGTGTATTGACAATACAAGGGTAAATTGGATAGAATGTGAGATACATTAATATGTAGTTACCGTGAAGGAAAGTAGTATTTGGACGAAGGTATGATTAGCGAGTTCGGGGATGGTGCAAGCCGAATGATATCTTGCCAAAGAAGGCAGTCTGGAGTAACGCATTTGAAAGCGGCCAAGTATTCTTGGCAAATAGGGTGGAACCGCGGGTAAACTCTCGTCCCTATGCATCATGCATAGGGTCGGGAGTTTTTTTATATTGAAATAAAAGGAGAGAGCGAATATGACCAAAACAATGGATCAAATTGTATCACATGCGAAACATAGAGGATTTATCTTCCCAGGTTCTGAGATTTATGGCGGTCTGGCCAACACATGGGATTATGGCCCGCTTGGCGTGGAGCTTAAGAATAATATTAAGAAGGCGTGGTGGAAGAAATTCATTCAGGAATCTCCGTACAATGTCGGACTAGATTCTGCCATCCTTATGAATCCGCGTACATGGGAGGCTTCCGGACATATCGGGAACTTTAATGATCCAATGATTGACTGTAAGAAATGTAAAGCTCGTCATCGTGCTGATAAGCTTATTGAGGAAGCTATGCAGGAAAAGGGCCAAGAAATCATCGTTGATGGCCTTCCGTTTGAGAAAATGCAGGAATTAATCGTTGAGAATAATATCGCTTGTCCTGATTGCGGCAGTAAGGATTTCACGGAAATCCGTCAATTCAACCTTATGTTTAAAACATTCCAAGGAGTGACGGAATCAAGCACAAACGAAATTTTCCTTCGTCCGGAAACAGCACAAGGTATTTTTGTGAACTTCAAGAATGTTCAACGGACCATGCGCAAGAAACTTCCATTTGGTATTGCCCAAATCGGTAAAAGCTTCCGTAACGAAATCACACCTGGTAACTTTACGTTCCGTACCCGTGAATTTGAGCAAATGGAGCTAGAATTCTTCTGTAAGCCAGGAACTGAACTAGAATGGTTTGACTATTGGAAGAATTTCGCGGAGAAATGGCTACTTTCATTGGGCATGAAGGCAGAAAACTTCAGACTTCGTGACCATGAAGAAGAAGAGCTTTCTCACTACAGTAACGCAACAACAGACTTTGAATACAAATTCCCGTTCGGCTGGGGTGAACTATGGGGCATTGCTTCTCGCACAGACTTTGACCTGAAACGCCATATGGAATACTCCGGAGAGGATTTCCACTATCTTGATCAGGAAACGAATGAAAAATATGTGCCATACTGCATCGAGCCATCTTTAGGCGCAGACCGCGTAACACTCGCTTACTTGATTGATGCTTATGAGGAAGAGCAGCTTGAAGACGGCACAAGCCGTACCGTGATGCACCTGCACCCTGCGCTTGCTCCATATAAAGCGGCTATCCTTCCGTTATCGAAGAAGCTATCTGAGGGGGCAAAGGAAGTGTTTGCTAACCTTGCGCAAGACTTTATGGTCGACTATGATGAGGCAGGCTCTATTGGCAAGCGTTACCGCCGTCATGATGAGATTGGCACACCATTCTGTATCACCTATGACTTCGATTCGGTAGAAGATAAGATGGTCACTGTCCGCGACCGTGATACAATGGAGCAAACAAGAGTAAGCATTGAAGAATTACCTGCTTTCTTGAACAGCAAAATGAAATTTTAATGAATGGCCAAGATAAGATGTTGAACATATGCCGTAAATAGCCTTAGGCTCCCGAAGCCCCTTCTAACAGATGGGGATTCAGGCATACATGCTCAACACTGCCTAAAGAAAAAAGCCCGCCCATAGAAGAATTGTTCGAATGTGTTCATTCTTTTTTGGGTAGGCTTATTTTAAGTTTAGGATGATTAATTACACTTCATGAATAAATAGTATATAATATATACTAAAGAACAGTGAAGTGTTATGGCACTTTAGGGTGGTGAGTACAATAGAATTAACAAAAAGACAGGAACATATATTGCAGATCGTAAAGGATAATGGTCCCATTACTGGTGAACATATTGCCGATCAATTAAATTTGACCCGTGCAACATTGCGTCCAGACTTAGCAATCCTCACAATGGCTGGATATTTAGATGCCAGGCCAAGAGTAGGCTATTTTTATACAGGAAAAACGGAAACACAGCTTTTGGCAGATAACTTGAAGAAGCTACTTGTCGGGGATTATCAGTCTATTCCGGTCGTCGTAGGTGAAGGTATGACGGTCTATGACGCAATTTGCACCATGTTTCTTGAGGACGTCGGTACGTTATTTGTCGTCGATAAAGAGTCCCTGCTCGTAGGTGTATTGTCACGTAAGGACTTATTGCGTGCTAGCCTCGGTAAGCAGGACTTAACTACTATTCCTGTGCACATCATTATGACGCGTATGCCAAATATCACGGTGTGTACTAAAGAAGATTATCTGATAGATGTTGCCGAGAAGCTCATTGAGAAACAAATTGACGCTTTACCGGTCGTGAAACAGATTGATAAGGGGTTTGAAGTGG
This DNA window, taken from Pradoshia eiseniae, encodes the following:
- a CDS encoding glycine--tRNA ligase, which produces MTKTMDQIVSHAKHRGFIFPGSEIYGGLANTWDYGPLGVELKNNIKKAWWKKFIQESPYNVGLDSAILMNPRTWEASGHIGNFNDPMIDCKKCKARHRADKLIEEAMQEKGQEIIVDGLPFEKMQELIVENNIACPDCGSKDFTEIRQFNLMFKTFQGVTESSTNEIFLRPETAQGIFVNFKNVQRTMRKKLPFGIAQIGKSFRNEITPGNFTFRTREFEQMELEFFCKPGTELEWFDYWKNFAEKWLLSLGMKAENFRLRDHEEEELSHYSNATTDFEYKFPFGWGELWGIASRTDFDLKRHMEYSGEDFHYLDQETNEKYVPYCIEPSLGADRVTLAYLIDAYEEEQLEDGTSRTVMHLHPALAPYKAAILPLSKKLSEGAKEVFANLAQDFMVDYDEAGSIGKRYRRHDEIGTPFCITYDFDSVEDKMVTVRDRDTMEQTRVSIEELPAFLNSKMKF
- a CDS encoding helix-turn-helix transcriptional regulator, giving the protein MSTIELTKRQEHILQIVKDNGPITGEHIADQLNLTRATLRPDLAILTMAGYLDARPRVGYFYTGKTETQLLADNLKKLLVGDYQSIPVVVGEGMTVYDAICTMFLEDVGTLFVVDKESLLVGVLSRKDLLRASLGKQDLTTIPVHIIMTRMPNITVCTKEDYLIDVAEKLIEKQIDALPVVKQIDKGFEVVGRITKTNIAKAFVALASE